The Mycolicibacterium smegmatis genome has a window encoding:
- a CDS encoding M48 family metallopeptidase, producing the protein MTRPPATQPPQRTTFPGISSRAWEHPADRTALTALRRLKGFDQVLKVLSGMLRERQHRLLYLASSARVGPRQFADLDELLDDCARVLDAPSRPEMFVTQSPVANAYTIGMDEPFIVITSGMYDLMSHDEMRFVIGHELGHALSGHAVYRTMLMHLMRIASTFGFVPIGGWALRAIVAALMEWERKSELSGDRAGLLCGQDLDTAIRVELKLAAGARLDKLDSQAFLAQAREYERAGDMRDGLLKLLNLELKTHPFSVLRAAALTQWVDTGGYGAVMAGDYPRREDDDKAALRDDIGEAARHYRDGFDQSDDPLIRGIRDGLGGIVDGVGQAATSAADSVGRKISEWRRSAQRDARRDDRRDGPEPDSGSDDAG; encoded by the coding sequence ATGACCCGACCACCGGCGACGCAACCGCCGCAGCGGACGACTTTTCCGGGGATCAGTTCCCGTGCGTGGGAGCATCCGGCAGATCGGACCGCGCTGACCGCACTGCGCCGGCTCAAGGGCTTCGACCAGGTCCTCAAGGTGCTCTCCGGGATGCTCCGCGAACGGCAGCACCGCCTGTTGTACCTCGCGAGTTCGGCACGTGTGGGGCCGCGCCAGTTCGCCGATCTCGACGAGCTGCTCGACGACTGCGCCCGGGTGCTCGACGCGCCGAGCCGCCCGGAGATGTTCGTGACACAGTCGCCGGTGGCGAATGCGTACACGATCGGTATGGACGAACCGTTCATCGTGATCACCTCCGGCATGTACGACCTCATGTCGCACGACGAGATGCGTTTCGTCATCGGTCACGAACTCGGCCATGCCCTCAGCGGTCACGCGGTGTACCGCACCATGCTGATGCATCTCATGCGGATCGCCTCGACGTTCGGGTTCGTCCCGATCGGCGGCTGGGCGCTGCGCGCCATCGTCGCCGCTCTGATGGAATGGGAACGTAAATCCGAACTTTCGGGAGACCGGGCCGGGTTGCTGTGCGGCCAGGATCTCGACACCGCGATCCGAGTCGAGTTGAAGCTCGCGGCCGGGGCGCGGCTCGACAAGCTCGACTCGCAGGCGTTCCTCGCGCAGGCGCGGGAGTACGAACGCGCAGGCGATATGCGCGACGGTCTGCTCAAGCTGCTCAACCTGGAACTGAAGACACATCCGTTCTCGGTGTTGCGGGCCGCGGCCCTGACGCAGTGGGTGGACACCGGTGGCTACGGCGCGGTCATGGCAGGGGACTATCCACGTCGCGAAGACGACGACAAAGCCGCGTTGCGCGATGACATCGGCGAGGCGGCGCGCCACTACCGGGACGGTTTCGACCAGTCGGACGATCCGCTGATCCGTGGGATCAGAGACGGCCTCGGCGGCATCGTCGACGGCGTGGGACAGGCTGCGACATCTGCGGCGGACTCGGTGGGCCGCAAGATCTCCGAGTGGCGCCGCAGTGCCCAGCGCGATGCCCGGCGCGATGACCGCCGCGATGGCCCCGAGCCGGATTCCGGGTCGGACGACGCCGGCTGA